A section of the Pygocentrus nattereri isolate fPygNat1 chromosome 18, fPygNat1.pri, whole genome shotgun sequence genome encodes:
- the cabp1b gene encoding calcium-binding protein 1b isoform X2, with amino-acid sequence MGNCVKSPLNRFSKKDRKQSYKAVQSCDEGVASGDALVALAHNSTYMHNVLGPACIFLRKGFAESRQADRELRPEELDELREAFKEFDKDKDGFIGCKDLGNCMRTMGYMPTEMELIELSQQINMNLGGHVDFEDFVELMGPKLLAETADMIGVKELRDAFKEFDTNGDGQISTAELREAMKKLLGQQVGHRDLEDILQDIDLNGDGHVDFEEFVRMMSR; translated from the exons GACCGTAAGCAGAGCTACAAAGCGGTGCAGTCGTGCGATGAAGGCGTAGCGTCAGGTGATGCCCTCGTAGCGCTGGCGCACAACTCCACCTACATGCACAACGTCCTGGGACCCGCCTGCATCTTCCTCCGCAAGGGCTTCGCTGAGAGCCGGCAGGCT gaCAGAGAGCTGAGGCCAGAGGAGTTGGATG AGCTTCGGGAGGCATTTAAAGAGTTTGATAAGGATAAAGATGGCTTCATTGGCTGTAAGGACCTGGGAAACTGCATGAGGACGATGGGCTACATGCCCACAGAGATGGAGCTGATCGAGCTCAGCCAGCAGATCAACATGAACC TGGGGGGTCATGTGGACTTTGAAGACTTTGTGGAGCTGATGGGACCCAAACTGTTAGCAGAGACAGCTGATATGATCGGAGTGAAGGAGCTGAGAGACGCCTTTAAAGAG TTTGACACTAATGGAGACGGTCAGATCAGCACCGCGGAGCTCAGAGAGGCCATGAAGAAACTTCTGGGCCAACAG GTGGGACACAGAGATCTGGAGGACATCCTGCAGGACATCGACCTGAACGGAGACGGTCATGTAGACTTTGAAG AGTTTGTGCGGATGATGTCTCGCTGA